From a single Apium graveolens cultivar Ventura chromosome 2, ASM990537v1, whole genome shotgun sequence genomic region:
- the LOC141698748 gene encoding uncharacterized protein LOC141698748: protein MDLKATREARLLQINELDELCFDAYDNSRLYKERTKKMHDKVIQRRDFHVGDKVLLFNSRLRLFPGKLKSIWSGPFNITYIKFHGAIEIMWQDGTKFKVNGQRVKLYVDGAYIGGKEIFYIPNPSRDI from the coding sequence ATGGATTTAAAGGCTACGAGAGAGGCAAGGCTTCTTCAAATTAATGAGTTGGACGAGCTTTGTTTCGATGCTTATGACAATTCTCGACTCTACAAGGAAAGAACGAAGAAGATGCATGATAAGGTGATCCAGCGACGAGATTTTCATGTTGGTGACAAGGTGCTGTTATTTAATTCAAGGCTTCGACTCTTTCCTGGGAAGCTCAAATCTATCTGGTCAGGACCATTCAATATAACTTATATTAAGTTTCATGGTGCTATTGAAATTATGTGGCAAGATGGAACAAAGTTCAAGGTCAATGGTCAACGCGTGAAGTTATATGTTGATGGTGCATATATTGGTGGAAAAGAGATATTCTATATCCCTAACCCCTCCAGGGACATCTAA